From Alkalidesulfovibrio alkalitolerans DSM 16529, a single genomic window includes:
- a CDS encoding radical SAM protein: MSEKIFSYLEVHAVDHCNNNCRWCNNHSPFCPEREYAAGEYIPWMEKLEKKGIEYDMISVMGGEPFLHKNLTGFVLELRRRFPRKSLAISTNGFWLGEEQIESYQMLWKLTDILFISLYPNLLRGLKDGGDVTPLLHKITKHNPHLKIDLRQKQTFRMIAYSEEPVEPNTFCGTSECTTLLADGRLARCGLGGYAGYSPNVGEAFRSSKHMFFDLNRKFSKGEFWNWRRRWPFDACYHCDSYKWRETNWKAEKGKRRRLDLELEHDRLAGGRLMALGNFTQAESLFRRTAEKYPLDAALCNDLAVCVSHREPLEALAYLAKALEIDPDHDDARANLRRLRHVLGRGTENARPEVCSADAGVR; this comes from the coding sequence ATGTCAGAGAAAATTTTCAGTTATCTCGAAGTCCACGCTGTTGACCACTGCAACAACAATTGCCGCTGGTGCAACAACCATTCTCCCTTCTGTCCGGAGCGGGAATATGCTGCCGGGGAATACATCCCCTGGATGGAAAAACTCGAAAAGAAGGGAATCGAGTACGACATGATCTCGGTCATGGGCGGCGAGCCCTTTCTGCACAAGAATTTGACAGGCTTCGTGCTTGAGCTTCGACGTCGGTTTCCGCGAAAGTCTCTCGCGATTTCAACAAACGGGTTTTGGCTGGGTGAGGAGCAGATAGAGAGCTACCAGATGTTATGGAAGCTCACGGACATTCTATTCATTTCACTGTACCCCAATCTGCTGCGTGGGCTGAAGGATGGCGGAGACGTCACGCCCTTGCTCCACAAGATCACAAAGCACAATCCTCATCTCAAGATCGATCTCAGACAAAAACAGACGTTCAGAATGATCGCGTATTCCGAGGAGCCTGTCGAACCGAACACGTTTTGCGGGACGTCGGAATGCACGACCCTTTTGGCGGATGGGCGTCTCGCCCGCTGCGGATTGGGCGGCTACGCAGGCTATAGCCCGAATGTAGGCGAGGCGTTTAGGTCCTCGAAGCATATGTTCTTCGATCTGAATCGGAAGTTCTCAAAGGGGGAGTTCTGGAACTGGCGGCGTCGCTGGCCTTTTGACGCTTGCTACCATTGCGATAGCTACAAGTGGCGAGAGACGAATTGGAAGGCCGAGAAGGGCAAGCGAAGACGCCTTGATCTCGAACTGGAACATGATCGATTGGCTGGCGGCAGATTGATGGCGCTTGGAAACTTCACGCAAGCTGAGAGTCTTTTTCGCAGGACTGCAGAAAAATATCCTTTAGATGCAGCGCTTTGTAATGACCTTGCGGTTTGCGTCAGCCATCGTGAGCCGCTGGAAGCGCTCGCCTATCTGGCGAAAGCCCTCGAAATCGATCCTGACCATGACGACGCGAGGGCGAATCTCCGCCGACTTCGGCATGTTCTGGGCAGGGGCACTGAAAACGCGAGGCCTGAAGTATGTTCCGCAGATGCAGGCGTCCGGTAG
- the atpD gene encoding F0F1 ATP synthase subunit beta has protein sequence MSANVGKVVQVIGPVVDLAFSEGQLPNILNAVDIKNTNNPYAEELVVEVAQHLGDNVVRCIAMDSTDGLVRGMEGVDRGGPITCPVGKAALGRIMNVVGRPVDEKGPIDAAKTLPIHRAAPEFTEQSTEVNLLETGIKVIDLLIPFPKGGKMGLFGGAGVGKTVILMELINNIAKQHGGKSVFAGVGERTREGNDLYHEMISAGVIDKAILVYGQMNEPPGARARVAQTALTAAEYFRDEEGEDVLLFVDNIFRFTQANSEVSALLGRMPSAVGYQPTLGTDVGSLQERITSTHKGSITSVQAVYVPADDLTDPAPATTFSHLDGTLVLSRQIAELGIYPAVDPLDSTSRILDPLVLGQEHYMVARGVQQMLQKYKDLQDIIAILGMDELSDEDKVTVARARKIQRFLSQPFHVAEAFTGTPGKYVKLEDTIRAFKEILDGKHDALPEGAFYMCGGIEEAIEKAKE, from the coding sequence ATGAGTGCGAACGTCGGAAAAGTCGTTCAGGTCATCGGTCCGGTCGTGGACCTGGCGTTCTCGGAAGGGCAATTGCCCAATATTCTGAACGCCGTTGACATCAAGAACACCAACAACCCGTACGCCGAGGAACTCGTCGTCGAGGTCGCCCAACACCTGGGCGACAACGTGGTCCGCTGCATCGCCATGGACTCCACCGACGGCTTGGTGCGCGGCATGGAAGGCGTGGACCGCGGCGGTCCCATCACCTGCCCGGTCGGAAAGGCCGCCTTGGGTCGCATCATGAACGTCGTCGGTCGCCCCGTGGACGAGAAAGGTCCCATCGACGCCGCCAAGACGCTGCCGATCCACCGTGCCGCGCCCGAGTTCACCGAGCAGTCCACCGAAGTCAACCTGCTCGAAACCGGCATCAAGGTCATCGACCTGCTGATTCCCTTCCCCAAGGGTGGCAAGATGGGCCTGTTCGGCGGCGCCGGTGTGGGCAAGACCGTTATTCTCATGGAACTCATCAACAACATCGCCAAGCAGCACGGCGGCAAGTCCGTGTTCGCGGGCGTGGGTGAGCGTACCCGCGAGGGCAACGACCTTTACCACGAAATGATCTCCGCTGGAGTCATCGACAAAGCCATCCTCGTTTACGGCCAGATGAACGAGCCTCCGGGAGCCCGCGCCCGCGTCGCGCAGACCGCGCTGACCGCGGCCGAGTACTTCCGCGACGAGGAAGGCGAAGACGTGCTCCTCTTCGTCGACAACATCTTCCGCTTCACCCAGGCGAACTCCGAGGTGTCGGCGCTTCTTGGCCGCATGCCCTCCGCGGTGGGTTACCAGCCCACGCTGGGCACCGACGTCGGCTCGCTGCAGGAGCGCATCACCTCCACGCACAAGGGCTCCATCACCTCGGTGCAGGCCGTGTACGTGCCCGCGGACGACTTGACCGACCCCGCGCCGGCCACGACCTTCTCGCACCTCGACGGAACCCTGGTGCTCTCGCGCCAGATCGCGGAACTCGGCATCTACCCCGCCGTGGACCCCCTCGACTCCACCTCCCGCATCCTCGACCCACTGGTTCTGGGTCAGGAGCACTACATGGTGGCGCGCGGCGTGCAGCAGATGCTCCAGAAGTACAAAGACCTTCAGGACATCATCGCCATTCTGGGCATGGACGAACTCTCGGACGAGGACAAGGTCACCGTTGCCCGCGCCCGCAAGATCCAGCGCTTCCTGTCCCAGCCGTTCCACGTGGCCGAGGCCTTCACCGGCACGCCCGGCAAGTACGTCAAGCTCGAGGACACGATCCGCGCCTTCAAGGAAATCCTGGATGGCAAGCACGACGCTCTGCCCGAGGGCGCCTTCTACATGTGCGGCGGCATCGAGGAAGCCATCGAGAAAGCCAAGGAATAA
- a CDS encoding F0F1 ATP synthase subunit epsilon, whose amino-acid sequence MAQIHLEIVTPDRKVLSQPVDYVGAPGIEGEFGIMANHVPFLSALGIGNLYYKDSGKYHYVFVAGGFAEVSDNKVTILAEVAEKAAEIDVERARRARERAEERTRLQKEEIDFARSRAALQRSLARMRCRASAESAGTCVL is encoded by the coding sequence ATGGCCCAGATCCATCTCGAAATCGTCACCCCGGACCGCAAGGTGCTCTCGCAGCCCGTGGATTACGTGGGTGCGCCCGGCATCGAGGGCGAGTTCGGCATCATGGCCAACCACGTGCCCTTCCTGTCGGCCCTTGGCATCGGAAACCTCTATTACAAGGACAGCGGCAAGTACCACTACGTCTTCGTGGCGGGCGGATTTGCCGAGGTGAGCGACAACAAAGTCACCATCCTTGCCGAGGTTGCCGAAAAGGCCGCCGAGATCGACGTGGAACGCGCTCGTAGGGCCAGGGAACGTGCCGAGGAGCGGACCCGCCTCCAGAAGGAGGAGATCGACTTCGCCCGTTCCCGCGCCGCCCTGCAACGGTCGCTGGCGCGCATGCGCTGCCGCGCTTCCGCCGAGTCCGCAGGCACCTGCGTCCTCTAG
- a CDS encoding F0F1 ATP synthase subunit gamma gives MPSLKDVKNQIGAVKKTKQITKAMNMVASAKLRNAQNRIERFRPYAEKFYDMLGDLAAGADPSVHPLLERRDEIKTVGILVVTSDRGLCGSFNTNLNQAARKLAEEKKAEGKDVKFFCVGKKGRDFLRKRGFEIAQSYADKMNSFDFTLANQLGLEVIGAYMKGELDEVHLVFGEFISIARQIPRSLMVLPMQSTGESEAKGSAIEYIYEPSVEGLLAELLPRFIKVQIYRGLLDTSCSEHAARMAAMDNATKNCDDMIGSLTLKYNKARQATITKELMDIVGGAEALKG, from the coding sequence ATGCCATCGCTCAAGGACGTTAAAAACCAGATCGGCGCCGTCAAGAAGACGAAGCAGATCACCAAGGCCATGAACATGGTGGCCTCGGCCAAGCTTCGCAACGCCCAGAACCGCATCGAGCGCTTTAGGCCCTACGCCGAGAAGTTCTACGATATGCTGGGCGACTTGGCCGCCGGCGCGGACCCGAGCGTGCATCCGCTGCTGGAGCGCCGCGACGAGATCAAGACCGTGGGCATCCTGGTCGTGACCTCCGATCGCGGCCTGTGCGGCAGCTTCAACACCAACCTGAACCAGGCCGCCAGAAAACTCGCCGAGGAGAAGAAGGCGGAAGGGAAGGACGTCAAGTTCTTCTGCGTCGGCAAGAAGGGCCGCGACTTCCTGCGCAAGCGGGGCTTCGAGATCGCCCAGTCCTACGCCGACAAGATGAACAGCTTCGACTTCACCTTGGCGAACCAGCTCGGCCTGGAAGTCATCGGCGCCTACATGAAGGGCGAACTCGACGAAGTCCATCTGGTCTTCGGCGAATTCATCTCCATCGCCCGCCAGATTCCCCGTTCCCTCATGGTGCTGCCCATGCAGAGCACCGGTGAGTCAGAGGCCAAGGGCTCGGCCATCGAATACATCTACGAGCCTTCGGTCGAGGGCCTGTTGGCGGAGCTTCTGCCCCGCTTCATCAAGGTCCAGATATACCGCGGCCTGCTCGATACCTCGTGCAGCGAGCATGCGGCACGCATGGCGGCAATGGACAACGCCACCAAGAACTGCGACGACATGATAGGGTCGCTGACGCTGAAGTACAACAAGGCTCGTCAGGCGACCATCACCAAGGAACTCATGGACATCGTCGGCGGCGCCGAGGCGCTGAAAGGATAA